The following are encoded together in the Culex pipiens pallens isolate TS chromosome 1, TS_CPP_V2, whole genome shotgun sequence genome:
- the LOC120415599 gene encoding odorant receptor 56a-like has protein sequence MELKDEWIQEDDVYSNPLLRLTLNGLKYYGILLYKSQPLKKLNCFRGVCFTASMLAFNVTQYVDLVQVWGDIGEMTANAATTLLFTTIILRIFHFYWNRARFNNAIKFADEGVRHILDYGTPAEKAIFWDNVSYMKRLTAVFWICALVTANTMCVYALIEYCSVPEAERVEPPMILRSWYPGGHKEENFGAIYAVQLYIMYVGQLIVPCWHVFIVSLMVYVRAALTILNHKLRHLDGYVTSGMRSGRLIRELKDPEEERLNARRELIIECVQRQRKLHEYTGELESLIQGPVFVDFIVFSVLLCALLFEASVTDSAVQVFIDVCYIMTMTAILFLYYWHANEIQHQSDQLSKSAFANDWYNYPPKVNRNLLVLICCSIKPRIMKAFIVSMSLDTFIAILRASYSYFTILKQAAD, from the exons ATGGAGCTGAAGGACGAGTGGATCCAGGAGGATGACGTTTACAGCAATCCGTTGCTGCGGTTGACCTTGAACGGGCTGAAGTACTACGGGATTCTGCTGTACAAGAGTCAGCCGTTGAAGAAGCTGAACTGCTTCCGGGGCGTGTGCTTCACGGCTTCGATGCTGGCGTTCAACGTGACCCAGTACGTGGACCTGGTGCAGGTTTGGGGCGATATTGGGGAGATGACGGCGAACGCAGCGACAACGCTGCTGTTCACGACGATCATCCTGCGGATCTTTCACTTCTACTGGAACCGGGCCAGGTTCAACAACGCGATCAAGTTCGCCGACGAGGGCGTCCGGCACATTCTGGACTACGGGACGCCCGCGGAGAAGGCGATCTTCTGGGACAATGTCAGCTACATGAAGCGGCTGACGGCGGTGTTCTGGATCTGCGCTCTGGTTACGGCGAACACCATGTGCGTCTACGCGCTGATCGAGTACTGCAGCGTTCCGGAAGCGGAGCGCGTCGAACCTCCGATGATCCTGCGGTCCTGGTACCCGGGTGGACACAAGGAGGAGAACTTTGGTGCGATCTACGCCGTCCAGCTGTACATCATGTACGTGGGACAGCTGATCGTACCGTGCTGGCACGTGTTCATCGTCAGTCTAATGGTGTACGTTCGCGCAGCGCTCACGATCCTGAACCACAAGCTGCGCCATTTGGACGGATACGTCACGTCGGGAATGCGAAGCGGTCGCCTGATCCGCGAGCTGAAAGACCCCGAGGAGGAACGGCTGAACGCGCGTCGCGAGCTGATCATCGAGTGCGTCCAGCGGCAACGCAAGCTGCACGAGTACACCGGCGAGCTGGAGTCGTTGATCCAGGGGCCGGTCTTTGTGGACTTTATCGTGTTTTCGGTTCTGCTGTGCGCGCTGCTGTTCGAAGCGTCCGTCACGGACTCCGCCGTGCAGGTGTTCATCGACGTGTGCTACATCATGACCATGACGGCGATCCTGTTTCTGTACTACTGGCACGCCAACGAGATTCAGCACCAGAGTGACCAGCTGTCAAAGTCGGCGTTCGCCAACGATTGGTACAACTACCCGCCCAAGGTGAACCGCAACCTGCTCGTGCTCATCTGCTGCAGCATCAAGCCGAGGATCATGAAGGCGTTCATCGTGTCGATGTCGCTGGATACGTTCATTGCG ATTCTCCGAGCGTCTTACAGCTACTTCACCATCCTGAAGCAGGCAGCGGACTAA